GAAGCAGGATAGATTCCTGAGTGCTTCTGCAAGAAAAAAACAACATACTCCACGAGAAAATGAGTAACTTTTAACAGTAACTAAATCAGTATCAGTAATTGGTACATGAATTCAACATTTACTAGGAATGTACAATTTTGAGTTCTAAAGGATGATGAGAGTCTTACAGgattgagcaatgctttatatGGGGAATCATCCAGCAACAATGTATTCGATTCATTAAAAGTTCCTTTCACCCAACGATTTTCAGTATCCTTTTTATCCCAAATCTTTCTCAGATCCTTGAAAACTATGGGCTTATGTCTGTCTTCAGGAGTTCTCAACCCTGAATTCGTGCATTTTGAAGCATCCTATAAATAAATTTCCATACATATACACTTCAGATTATGCACAGGATCACTAGATGCAACTGAGTCAATAAAAAGTATGACTCACCCACAGAAAAAGCAATTTGTTCTTCAAATCTCCCAATAGAAAGTCAACCACAGGGTCCAAAACTGGCCTGCAAAACGATGCAAGAATTATATCTACTGCTCACtatgatgaaagaaaagaagaaactaAGAAAGCGTCAAATATATAAACAGAACGGTACTTGGTTCTTGAGGACCAAATGCCAACGTTGAATCTCTCAAAGCAAAAGCTTAGAAAATCATCTAAGAAGGGTCTCTTGAATACTGCATGCAAACTAAGCTAGTTAAAAAAGTATACACACTTATAAATAACAAGTATAGCATCAAAATTATCTTCCAATTCATACTTGCTCGTCTTTTAATAACTACATCTGCTTTAACATCCTTTGGTCCGGAAAGAACAACATCTGCGAGCAACCCATTCACATCAAAAATAACAAGCTTCTTCCCCAATGTAGCAACTTGAGTTATTTGCTTGACTTCTTTGTTATTAATAGTATTCAAAGCAACGGATTTTTGCTTCTTTCTCTGCCGAGGGGTCTTTTTTGGCAATGGCAAGTCCTGAGCAGTAGTTGTGGTTCCAGTTGACCCAATCTCACTATTGCTGACTTTTGTGCAGCCAACGGTTTTTAACATTGTACTCTCTGCATCACCAGTAATGGTCTTCGGGCCCTTCTCATCACCAAAAAGTTCAGGGAGGTCTTCTCTTTTTGACTCACTACTCAATGCTTCAAGAGGTTTGTTTGTACCCGAGACTTTATTCACAATAACTGTATCTTGTGCGCTCTCACCAATACTCAAAATGCCATCTGAGGTTAGGccctttttctttaatttccgtctcttcctcttcttcgaTGCTGTAGTATCTGTTGCAGCTGTTCCTGGGCCAGTCTTACCACTGGCAACTTCTATATGCTCTTCTACTTTAGACACCATTGACGCATCAGGAATTGCAGTTTTACCTGTGACCATCTCACTGCTTATTGCTTCAACGGATTTAGTTATATCAGGCCCGTTTTCTGCCATGACCTTCTCCTGTGTGTTGTCACAAGTTATCATAATTTCAACCAACGGTTGATTCGTGTTCTCACTTATCTTTTTTGATGCTGGATAATCTGTTGCGGTTTTGCCATTAGCAATTTCTGTGTGCTCTTGTACTTTTGACATCATCGATAAATCAGGAATTGCATTTTTACCTGTGACCATCTCACTGCTTGTTGCTTCAATGGATTTAGTTATACCCAAGCCGTTTTCTGCAATTACATTCTCCAGCCTGTTGTCACAAATCATCGTAACTTCACCCAAAACTGGATTCTTGCTCATTTTTCCCcgcttccttttcttttttgatgCTGGATTACCTGTTGCAGCTTTGCCATTGGCAACTTCTGCGTGCTCTTCTACATTTGACACCATCAACGCATCAGGAATTGTGTTTTTACCTGTGACTATCTCACTGCTTATTGCTTCAACGGATTTACTTGTGCCCAAGCCTTTTTCTTCAATTACCTTATCACAAGTTTTCATAATGTCACCCGAGGCTGAAAACACGTTCTCATTTTTCTGCCTCTTTCTCTTTTTTGATGCTGAATTAACTGTTGCAGTATTACCGTTACCAACTTCTGTGTGCAGTTCTCCTTTTGGTACCATCGTTACAACAGGTGGGACCATTTCACCACCAGTTGCTTCAAAAACTTTACCCGTACCCGAGCCTTCTGCTGCAATCAACTTATCATGTGTCTCCACGCAACCCAAGGCTGGAATCTTAGTTTGCCCTCCTGTCATTGCCTTCAACTTTTTCTCTGCcaattttctccttttctttaatTGTCCTTTAGTAAGATTAGCTGCACCATTTTCTTTATCATTTTCCGTCTCTGAGTTTGAACACTTTCCATCTCCGGTAGCAGTAACAGTTGACACTGTCATCTTATGATCGACAATTGCAGTTGTACCAAGACTACTATCTGATTTCTTCGGAAGGGATGACACTGAAATGTTATTAAAATGAACTATACCCGTACCCGAGCCTTTTTCTGCAATCATCTTAGCATGTGCCTCCACACAACCTAAGGCTAGATTCTTAGTTTGCCCTCCTGTCAATGCCTTCAACTTTTTCTTCGCcaattttctccttttctttaaCTGTCCTTTAGTAAGATTAGCAGCACCAGTTTCTTTATCATTTTCCGTCCCTGAGTTTGAACACTTTCCATCTCCGGTAGCAGCAACAGCTGACACTGTCGTCTTCTGATCAACAATTGCAGTTGTACCGAGACTATTATTTGATGACAAGGCTGTAACACTACTCTTAGCATTTTCAGTATCTTCTGGTTTGTCTAACGATTCTAAattcttcttcatttttttatttaacgcCTTTCTCCTATTTTTTTTCTGTGATTTAGTGAGCTTGACGGCACCGTCATGACCTCCATTATCTTCCATCTTAGAAATCTACGGGACAGGAGACGACATGTTTACTTCATTCTAGCTAACGTCCTAATCTGATCAATAATCCGACAGCAAAACATTAAAACTCATGTCTTACTAACACAAACAAGGATTGTACGTATTCATTCGTAAACGAATCTTAACTAACATATAACCAAACTTTAATGAACACAAATGAAGGAACAAAAAATTGGTTCATGTTTGtacatttaatatataactGAATTTCAAGCATAGTTCCGGAACGATTTGCCGAACATTCGGTTAAGTTAGTTAAATCGATATTTTTCAATATCTTGAGCCACAACCTAGTAGTAACAATATTTTGCTAACAATGCCAGCTTAACAttcaatattcaaaattttatattaaaataattaaacaacaaaaaaaagttatacaatTGCGCAATAGGTTTTATATCGAAATCAATCAATAGAAAGCAGTTTAATAttactaaaaatattattattatatcaatagaAATGATGGTAATAATTAGAGGGCgctataaaataaaataaaataattataaagtaaTATAAGCGATATAAGGATTAAAAAATGGGTGAACATACCTGcagttgattaatttaatttcCGGCGAGCAGTTACGGCGGTGGCTCAGTGGGCGATTGTAGAGCGGCAGCTGGTCTTTGTTTTAGGGTTGACACACCAGTTAAATAGGgttgtaattaattttttttttacataattataattaattttcataaaaagATTTCACTTGTTTTCCTTATTTAAAACTAGGAGGTTCGTAAGCCCCTTGTTGCGGGTCCGGAATTATCGCTTGTCCGTGTTTTCCTCTTTAAAGACGGTACCGCCAACACCATATCGTAAATATGTTTACTTCGGCCGTCCATAGAGTTGCGAAGAAGTGTTAATGGTTATGCTAGTTTTGTATTTGATCTTCATAGTGTTCATTGTAGAACTCATGACAACTGttagttacaaaaaaaaaagtgacgaTGAATCGATGACGTAGTTTACGTAAagatttaattgttttttattgaaaaaatagaCTATGGTTGCTTGTTGTAGCATACCATGAAGTTTTGTTGTTGTGCAAATTCAAAAGGTAAgcaaattgattttgaaaaaaagacATAGATGGAACATTTAATAGAATGAAACTTAGCTGTATTGCCTTTTTTTTTCGTTCATGGGCTCATGGCTAAAGAAAAACACTGTAGTACTCTTTTTTCTTCATTCGTGGCAAAAGAAAAgcactttaaaaatataaaaaaaaaggtttgaacATACAACCCATTAATTCAAAGGAGCAACCAACGCTTTATATCCAACCAAAAAATTTAATCCCACTCGGACcagaaatatgaaaaataaggTAATCACCACCTCGACCAAAGCCACATTTGTCTACATTTTACTATacgcaatatatatatacgaagcttattttgttactttttaCTGTTCACGTCCCATTCCTATATTAAAGAAAGTAattcaatatctatatctatctataatctcttataaagcatattgatctatcttattttaagaaattgaacacttttttatacccaaaatacctttaTTTCTTAATGAGAAATTATTACAAATTGTCCATGTGGTTTGCTTGATTCGCATTTTCGTCCCAtaatttttttatcactaagtgtCCCTGGGCTTTTCCATTTTATTGTCAGACGTCCCTTTTACAAACGGCCGTCcattctatatctataatcccttatagaGAGGATTGGGATTaagattttcaacatttttttaccAAATTCCTAAACTACCCTTAAGCCTTAATTCAGACCTCTCCTACGTTTCTCCAATCCAAACCCCTTCCCCCCTCTCTTGCTCCATCAAACCTTCTCCCTCCTCAGTATCGAAAAACACCCTACAAGCACTCGACCCCTGCCGCATCACTACCACTCGACTGTTTCTTCAAATCATGCTTTATCGATCTCTTCAATTGGTTTCTTTCAAATCCTCTTTCAATTTTCGATCCCAAGGTAACCTATTTATTCTAATCAAGTATCATAACTTtccaattaaattattattttaattattattgtttcaTTTGTGTTTGGGTGATCATTATAGATGGTGTCAGATCCGAGTAAAAAGGTAAGCAACAATAGCCGCCGCTACTAACTTGCCAAACTGATTGAGGAATCTGATCGGATTTGAAAAAGGGCTCTTTGTTCTCATCCATACTTTAATAACATTGCAATCAATTAGAAATGCTTACATCTAATTTACGGTTTTACTTTACCTCCTGTAATATGAAACAGAAGAGTATTCCATTCCGTCAATTGTGTTGGCAATTTGATTGGTACgacaaacatgtttttttttaactctctCGGTTTTTTCCCCCTATTGAATCTATAATTTACTTTGAATTCATCATTGAATGCGCAGGAAAATGCAGGGCTTTTGAAGCTAATTGCTGAAAAACGTAAGTCTTTTCCCTATATGTGCTATATGTCTATTGACATTACAAACATGTCTTTAGTTCTTTACCCTAGCACTCTCTGTGGTGATCCATCAATTAGTTAAAAGGTTGTGGTTTGATTTCACTTGAGATATAGGTAAAATAGGTGCATGATTTTTTGCCATTCAAAGATAACATCGAATTTAATCTAATAATTGTGTTTTATGGATTGAAATTCATCTCCACCGCCATCGTCCATAACAACCGCCGTCCATCTTCTGCAGATTTAAAGAAATCAAATCACCACCGCCACTATTGACACCATCGAGGCCGTCCAACACCACCGCTGCCTTAAAAAGTTCAGATCTTTTGTAGATTTTCCATATTTGCAAATCGGTTCGTTCCtccattattatttttcatatttgtaaAAACAATGAGAACTAATGTTTTAATCTGCTCTGTGAAATGTTATTCTGTGAAATATGGTAAGGTTCAAATGGCCCTCTCTctgtttttaaatttgattgttTATCGGTTTTTTAATAACACTACTAAATCTTATGTATATGAACAACCAAAGATTTTCTTAACTTTCGAATAAGCAATTCTTCCccttttgtgtttttgcaggGTTCCACAGCTTCAGCCGTTATGAACAATATCATGGTATGATGTTTACATTGCCTCTTAAATTACCCTATGGGTGCTCATTTTACTCAttgcattttttgttttctttcgtGAGAACTTGtatgtttctcattttttaCAAGTGGATTATTCCATGAAGATCTTATTTACACTTTCATTATGGTTTTTAAGGtaaatctgattttttttttttgaatgttcttcagaCTAATATATTGATGGCAACTAGCTTGATCTGTGTGTTTTTAGGATAGATATAtggtttaattatgtttgttgCCATTGGTTAAATGAGTCAGATTTTGTTACACAACATATACAGGTGGTATATGGTTTGTCAAGATGATTTGGGGAAGTGATAAGCCTCAAATTGTACATGTTTCCCTACACCGAATTGGACGTTTTGTACTAGTTTTATAGCCgtttatacttgttttgtggtgcgttatggtatttgctagtgGTTTCAGGCCTACAGCAGGTATATTGCtcccaaatggtagaaaatagctCAGAAGTGGTCCATATGCACTAACGGAAGAAGAACGAAGCTGAAACGGAAACTCCAGGAAATACTAGCGGCGCTAGCTTTCTGGATAGCGGCGCGAGCCAGGGTATTCAACCCAGTAGCGGCGTGAGGAGAAGGTATAGCGGCACGAGCCAGTGCATTCAACCCAGTAGCGGCGCGAGTTTGTTGTTTTTCGGTCAGAAATGCTCAAGAACACTTCTAGCGGCGCGACCCGAGTTCCTAGCGGCGCGAGATCTAGCTGGcatcaccattttctctctcctggggtataaataccatccaccatTCCACCCAAACCCTAGTCTTGGACACTTTAGCTCACTCACTTATACTCCAGCCGTTTTTCAAggtttttttaagggttttcATCACTCCAACATaatttgaagatttgaagaTTAAATTTGGCTCTTGTTTAGTGATTGTGGCTATATTGTAACCTCGATTTGGATTATTACTTCATatttggtacattatgtcttcctttttatttcaatctttagctcttaacattatgagtagctaaatctttatacatctatgaagatgaagtgaaacaattagttatggttgcatagtattttgaattcaagttggttttacttaacattttgtcaagatcttaatgaagtaatttcttctacttaaatttgtgttcttggtAGTATTTGTGTTCTTcgatagtggtactagttgaatgcaagtattattttagttgtttttctATGAATAACTTTTactaggtcatggtatgatagtaaagaatacAAGTTcaatagaaataattttgttaagtggatttaacggttggtggtaccacgtttctttcacaaagataaaattgttatttaaataatcaaacgAATTAGTTAGTTCACGGAATTGTAAtagggttggtggtaccacttgttgcaagaaattgagttgattaggtgattgagtAGATTTTACAAACGTAGTACCCGTTTGTGTTTTTGGcttgtcacgattattatcaccaacattattggattttgagcttaaaccatatgcaacctaaacttccttgtgtagcggattcgacatagatgactttttaattatctgttacaactcaaactattttcgcatactctcgattgacaccggttgagtatttcatttattttacttgttgattaattagctttctgcaacgcaaagtgacaactcggtcacaaaccaaactttaTTTGTTTCACATTTTCATAACCTTTAGTACTATAgtcagtccttgtgttcgatcctggtcttGCCGGttatctatattacatacgaacgggtacactgcccgtaagtgtgttgtagtcagttaatggtagatcttgttataaatttttaaactagatttcacacatcaagtttttggcgccgctgccggggactgaTTTTACGTACTTGTGGTTGAGATTCTGTGAATCAATCCTTTTTCGTGCTTAGCACGAGAAAGTTACttgctttgttttatttttagtttgctTCATTGTACCTGAGGTGCTATTAAGGTTTTCGTTTGTTGTGTTGTGATCGCAGATTTTTTTCAGGTAGTGGATGAGCACTCGAGCTTCTGGGAAACCGTTAGTGAAGGCCACATCTAACCCTGACAAACTCAAAAAGCGCTCCAAGCCACAAACATCACAACCGTCATCATCCGCACCCATTTACATAGACACCACTCCTAGACCCAAACCCGACCATATACTTCACGAGACTTATTACGAGTCAGGAAGTACCGAGTGGGGTTACTATTCCGAAAAAGAAGAACCGACTTCCGATAAAACACCTACTCCACCCGAATCACCGAAGCCGAACATCAACATGGCCGGACAACAAAATAATCCACCCGATCTTTTTAACACCAAAATCGAGGACCTACCTCGAACCATACCAACCTCTCGCCAATCCGCCATTGTTAGCCCCGCAATTGACACTTTCACTGTGAAAGGTAACCACTTGCAAATGGTTAAGGATTTGTGTTTTGATGGGAGAAACAAAAGGGATCCTCATGAGCATCTCGACAAGTTTGAGATGATTTGCAACTTGTTCAACTATGGGGAGAATCAAGCTAACAATGTCAAGATGAAGCTTTTTCCTATGTCTCTAGCGGGGGAAGCTCATAAATGGTTAAAGGGGTTAGCGCCAAATAGTTTGACCACATGAGAGGCGGTTAGAGAAGCTTTGATTGAAAGGTTCTTTCCGGCAAATCGGGAAAGAGAACTTAGGCTTATAATCCGTTCTTTTAGGCAAGATGAGGATGAGTCCATTGTTGAAGCTTGGTTGAGAATGAAAGATCTTTTGTGGGAATGCCCCGGGCACGGGGTGAGTAATACCAAGATTGTTGGTATATTTTTGGACGGAATGAACATGGAAAGTTATGAGAAGATGGTCATGACTTGTGGGGGTAGTATCACTTCTAGTGAGATTTGGAAGATGTTTGAGGATATGGCTAAGGCTCAAGTTTCTAGGTCTCCTAGTAGGGATCGTAGGGATAGAAGGACACGTAGAGTAGTAGCCCGGGTTGATGTGGGAGAGACATCCGAGGTGGTTAGTGAGATTAGAGCGCTCCCGAAGCACATGGATGAAAGGTTTTCCATggtggaaaacaattttggaggaTTAGAGCGTGATGTTAAGATTATGGCCTGTTCATTGTGGTGGACCACATGATGCCGATGAATGTGATCAAATGGTTAGAGAAGACGTGAATTATGTGCACAACCAAAGATCCGGTCAATATCAACCGCTTTTCCAACGTGGTGGCAACTACCAAGGCCGTCACCAAGGTAACTCTTCAAACTCTTCTAATTCTTTTTCTAACAATTGTGGTGGCAACTTTCAGTGTAGGTGGCAAAAGGATGACAATCAAGGTCCacctcaacaacaacaaccaccatcacccCCAAAGCCAGATGACAATGGGGAGGAAGGATCACTTCTCATGGCCATGATGGCCAAGTTCTTGGATAAGCAAGAAAAGAGGGAGGAGGCTCAAGAGAAGCGGAATGCTTCAATGGAGAACTATTCAAAGCTTTTGAATGATAAGATTGGGGGTTTTCATATAAAGATCGATGAGAGCAACCGGAACAACCATGCTTTGATATCTAACTTGGAAAAGAGGTTAGATAGGATGGGGAACTCTCAAAGGCAGTCGGGTAAACTTCCAAGTGACACCTAACAAAACCTGAATCAAGGCCAAGGAGGGTCGTGGAGACATGGGGATGACAAGTACAAAGGATCCCAACACCGGAATGAGACCGTAAATGCAATAACTACACGGTCCGGTAAGGTAATCACTCCTCCTAAGGATAACTCTTTTGTTTCTAATGTTTCTCCTAGTGCAGAAAATTTTGATGAAGAGTTCgatgatgaagttgaaatgGAGTCACCGCCGGTGGTGACTACTTCGGTTCCCAAAGCCACACCAATCAAGGAACCCGAAGTCAAGCCATACAAGCCAAAGGTTCCTTTTCCTCAACGCTTGAGGAAGGAAAAGCTTCAAGAGCAATACAACAAGTTCTTTGACATGATCAAGACGGTGACGATCAATGTCCCACTAGTTGACCTCATTTCGGGCATGCCTAATCATGCAAAATTCATCAAGGAGCTAGTGACGGACAAGAAGAAGCTAGATGAAGCGAAGGCAACCTTTTTGAACGAAGAATGCTCGGCGGTAGTCAAAAATAAGCTTCCACCAAAGCTTGccgatccagggagttttctcaTTACTTGTTCATTTGGTACTACATTGTCTTGTAAAGCTTTAGCCGATCTTGGGGCTAGCATCAATTTGATGCCATATTCAGTTTTTACCAAGCTTTCATTGGGGAAATTAAGGGCCACTAATATGAGCATCCGCCTTGCGGATCATTCCTTTCAATACCCAATGGGGGTGGCCGAAAACTTGCAAGTGCAAGTAGGcaaatttgtttttcttgttgatttcgTGATTTTAGAAATGGAGGAGGACACCAAGGTGCCTCTCATTTTGGGCCAACCATTTTTATACACTGCGGATGCTATCATTCAGGTAAAGGACAAGGAAATTTCCTTGGGTGTCGGGGAAGACCGTATTgtgtttaaaattgaaaaagctTTGAAACATTCTTATTCTTTCGATGACACTTGTTTTAGAATTGATGTTATAGATGATGCGGTCGAGCTGGAAAAATTGGAGCTTGTAGGTGTTGAAGATGACACAAGCGATGATAGATGGGCTAACATTAGTGAAAGGAATGTTGCTAGTGACCAAGTTGAAGAGATTGAGGAGATCTTGGCTCTTAGCATGGATGAAACTCCATTGGATAATGAGGAGTTTGAAGAAATTGAGGTAATCCCAAGTGGTAAGCTACCTACTTCGCTTGATAATCCTCCAACGGATTTGGAACTCAAGCCATTGCCCGATCATTTAGAATATGCTTACTTGGAAGGTACGTCTCTACTTCCCGTTGTTATTTCCTCATCGCTTTCAAGTGAGGAAAAGACCAAACTCATGACCATTCTAAAGGCCCATAAAAAGACCTTTGCTTGGAAGACTTCCGATATACCTGGAATTAGTCCCGATTTTTGCAAACACAAGATAAATTTGATTGAAAATGTAAAACCGGTGATTCAAAGGCAAAGAAGGGTTAACCCAAGCATGAAGGATGTTGTAAAAAAGGAAATTGTTAAACTTCTTGATGCGGGTATCATTTTTCCTATATCGGATAGTCCATGGGTTAGCCCGGTACATTGTGTACCAAAGAAGGGAGGTATGACCGTGGTTACTAATGAGAAAAATGAGTTGGTTCCAACTAGAACGGTCACTGGTTGGAGAGTTTGCATTGACTATCGTAGGTTGAATGAGGCCACCAAAAAGGACCATTTTCCTTTACCCTTTATGGACCAAATGCTTGAAAGGTTGGCGGGTAATGAGTACTTTTGTTTTCTAGATGGTTTTTCCGGTTATTTTCAAATCCCAATCGATCCGAATGATCAAGAGAAAACCACTTTTACTTGTCCTTTTGGAACCTATGCCTATAGTTGCATGCCTTTTGGTTTATGCAATGTACCGAGTACTTTTCAAAGATGCATGTTGGCTATTTTTCAAGATGTGATAGAAACTTCCATGGAGGTCTTCATGAATGATTTTTCGGTATTTGGTGATTCCTTTGATAGTTGTTTGGCTAATTTGGATAAAATGCTTGATAGGTGTGAAAAAGCACACTTAGTGCTAAATTGGGAAAAATGCCATTTTATAGTCAAAGAGGGTATAGTTTTGGGTCACAAGGTGTCAAGGGCGGGGCTTGAGGTTGACAAAGCCAAAATTGATGTCATGACTAAATTGCCTCCACCCACCAATGTGAAGTCGGTAAGAAGTTTTCTAGGTCATGCCGGGTTTTACCGGCGGTTTAtcaaagatttttcaaaaatcacaaGGCCTATGACTAGATTGTTGGAAAAAGACGTTGATTTTGAGTTTAATGATGAATGTCTAAATGCTTTTTCTCTTTTGAAGACAAATTGACAAACGCTCCAATAATGACTTCACCGAATTGGTCTTTACCCTTTGAACTTatgtgtgatgctagtgattatgCTTTGGGGTCCGTTCTTGGCCAAAGGAATGAGAAGCACTTTCGTCCAAT
The Erigeron canadensis isolate Cc75 chromosome 2, C_canadensis_v1, whole genome shotgun sequence DNA segment above includes these coding regions:
- the LOC122588108 gene encoding uncharacterized protein LOC122588108 produces the protein MEDNGGHDGAVKLTKSQKKNRRKALNKKMKKNLESLDKPEDTENAKSSVTALSSNNSLGTTAIVDQKTTVSAVAATGDGKCSNSGTENDKETGAANLTKGQLKKRRKLAKKKLKALTGGQTKNLALGCVEAHAKMIAEKGSGTGIVHFNNISVSSLPKKSDSSLGTTAIVDHKMTVSTVTATGDGKCSNSETENDKENGAANLTKGQLKKRRKLAEKKLKAMTGGQTKIPALGCVETHDKLIAAEGSGTGKVFEATGGEMVPPVVTMVPKGELHTEVGNGNTATVNSASKKRKRQKNENVFSASGDIMKTCDKVIEEKGLGTSKSVEAISSEIVTGKNTIPDALMVSNVEEHAEVANGKAATGNPASKKKRKRGKMSKNPVLGEVTMICDNRLENVIAENGLGITKSIEATSSEMVTGKNAIPDLSMMSKVQEHTEIANGKTATDYPASKKISENTNQPLVEIMITCDNTQEKVMAENGPDITKSVEAISSEMVTGKTAIPDASMVSKVEEHIEVASGKTGPGTAATDTTASKKRKRRKLKKKGLTSDGILSIGESAQDTVIVNKVSGTNKPLEALSSESKREDLPELFGDEKGPKTITGDAESTMLKTVGCTKVSNSEIGSTGTTTTAQDLPLPKKTPRQRKKQKSVALNTINNKEVKQITQVATLGKKLVIFDVNGLLADVVLSGPKDVKADVVIKRRAIFKRPFLDDFLSFCFERFNVGIWSSRTKPVLDPVVDFLLGDLKNKLLFLWDASKCTNSGLRTPEDRHKPIVFKDLRKIWDKKDTENRWVKGTFNESNTLLLDDSPYKALLNPKHSGIYPASYTYKNKDDDFLGPKGELRIYLEGLVAADSVKSYVEQHPFGQDDIDEKSPHWFYYARALKGQNR